Proteins encoded within one genomic window of Akkermansiaceae bacterium:
- a CDS encoding MATE family efflux transporter, producing MEPSSTDNMSLGRVILESLKGRHHDFTTAPLNRAVLLLAIPMVLEMVMESLFAVVDVFWVSHLGSDAIAVVGLTESVMSLIYAVAIGISFAATSMVSRRIGEQDPEQAARTAGQILLLGATVSAVLGIVLAIFAGEILALMGASGSVVRMGTDFARIMLGGNITVFLIFLINAAFRGAGDAVIAMRTLWLANALNIVLGPCFIFGWGPFPEMGLTGAAVATNIGRGTGVLYQLWHLAGHNSRLKVRLSHLLPDPAILLAIVRLAKNGVAQLLISTTSWVGLFKILAMFGSTTLAGYTIAIRIVIFALMPAWGLANAGSTLVGQNLGAGQPDRADKAVRIATRFNMLFLGVVGLIFVVFSKPLIGIFTNDPEVARQGTQALWIISLAFPLYAAGMCMEGAFNGAGDTWTPTRLNFFCFWAGQVPLAWLLAVPLGFGPVGVFVAVPVSFSVLALWSLVLFRKGRWKTQVV from the coding sequence ATGGAACCATCTTCCACCGACAACATGTCCCTAGGGCGTGTGATCCTTGAGTCGCTCAAGGGCAGGCACCACGACTTCACCACCGCTCCGCTGAACCGCGCCGTGCTGTTGCTGGCGATCCCGATGGTGCTGGAGATGGTGATGGAGTCCCTCTTCGCGGTGGTGGACGTCTTCTGGGTCTCCCACCTGGGCAGTGATGCCATCGCGGTGGTGGGCCTGACGGAGTCCGTCATGTCGCTCATCTATGCGGTGGCCATCGGCATTTCCTTCGCCGCGACGTCGATGGTCTCCCGGCGGATCGGTGAGCAGGATCCGGAACAGGCGGCGCGGACCGCCGGGCAGATCCTGCTGCTGGGCGCGACGGTGTCCGCCGTGCTCGGCATCGTGCTGGCGATTTTCGCCGGGGAAATCCTCGCGCTCATGGGTGCCTCCGGGTCCGTGGTCCGGATGGGCACGGATTTCGCCAGGATCATGCTGGGCGGGAACATCACGGTGTTCCTGATCTTCCTGATCAACGCCGCGTTCCGCGGAGCGGGTGACGCGGTCATCGCGATGCGCACGCTGTGGCTGGCCAACGCGCTGAACATCGTGCTGGGTCCGTGCTTCATCTTCGGCTGGGGGCCATTTCCGGAAATGGGCCTCACCGGTGCGGCGGTGGCGACCAACATCGGCCGTGGCACCGGCGTGCTCTACCAACTCTGGCACCTGGCCGGCCACAACAGCAGGCTGAAGGTCCGCCTTTCCCACCTGTTGCCGGACCCCGCCATCCTGCTCGCCATCGTCCGGCTGGCGAAAAACGGAGTCGCCCAGTTGCTCATCAGCACGACGAGCTGGGTGGGCCTGTTCAAGATCCTGGCGATGTTCGGCAGCACCACTCTGGCGGGCTACACCATCGCCATCCGCATCGTCATCTTCGCGCTGATGCCGGCGTGGGGACTGGCCAACGCGGGCTCCACCCTCGTCGGGCAGAACCTCGGCGCGGGCCAACCGGACAGGGCGGACAAGGCAGTGCGGATCGCCACCCGTTTCAACATGCTGTTTCTCGGCGTGGTGGGTCTCATATTCGTCGTGTTTTCCAAGCCTCTCATCGGGATCTTCACCAACGATCCGGAAGTCGCGCGCCAGGGCACGCAGGCTCTCTGGATCATCAGCCTGGCATTCCCCCTCTATGCGGCGGGCATGTGCATGGAAGGCGCCTTCAACGGTGCGGGTGACACGTGGACGCCCACGCGGCTGAACTTCTTCTGCTTCTGGGCGGGCCAGGTGCCGCTCGCGTGGTTGCTGGCGGTGCCGCTGGGATTTGGTCCGGTCGGTGTGTTCGTTGCGGTGCCGGTCTCGTTTTCGGTACTGGCACTCTGGAGTCTGGTCCTGTTCCGCAAGGGCCGGTGGAAGACACAGGTGGTTTGA
- a CDS encoding CsbD family protein codes for MNKFTLKGDWNIAKGKLKQKWASLTDDDLQYTEGLGDELVGRIQKRTGETREAVEQALRDADR; via the coding sequence ATGAACAAATTCACACTTAAAGGAGACTGGAACATCGCCAAAGGAAAACTGAAGCAGAAGTGGGCCTCGCTCACCGATGATGATCTCCAGTATACCGAAGGACTCGGCGACGAGCTGGTGGGCCGCATCCAGAAACGCACCGGTGAAACCCGCGAAGCGGTCGAACAAGCGCTGCGCGATGCGGACCGCTGA
- a CDS encoding DUF3309 domain-containing protein: MLGTILLILLILLLIGALPTWGHSREWGYGPTGGLGLVLIIVIILVLMGKI, translated from the coding sequence ATGTTAGGAACCATCCTGTTGATCCTGCTCATCCTGCTGCTCATCGGAGCACTCCCGACATGGGGTCACAGCCGTGAGTGGGGCTACGGCCCCACCGGCGGTCTCGGCCTCGTGCTGATCATCGTGATCATCCTCGTCCTGATGGGCAAAATCTGA
- a CDS encoding AEC family transporter, whose protein sequence is MIGGEVFFQIFLNVCAPIFLTVGAGWLLDRKFKLHLESMVKLNIYLMVPAFIFTKVISTELAGGDALKIVAFTLCIVFLMFVGSRLAGGIFRMPEKQRQSLSLATMFYNSGNYGLPLVTLAFGHQAAAVQIYVLATMNVSTYTVGLFLAQSHGEAEVSHRKALMKVLRQPTLYALLLGVLCKSLEVPVKSITWLWEPLDLIQAGLIGFALVTLGVQMSQTRPAPFRAPLWSAIALRLAIAPALAAPLALLFGFPKEVAASLILSAAAPTAVNTALLAHEFGGDLSFSTSAVYYSTLASMFTTTLLVYILKLWL, encoded by the coding sequence TTGATCGGCGGCGAAGTGTTCTTCCAGATCTTCCTTAATGTCTGCGCGCCGATCTTCCTGACCGTGGGGGCGGGCTGGCTGCTGGACCGGAAGTTCAAGCTGCACCTGGAGAGCATGGTGAAGCTGAACATCTACCTGATGGTGCCGGCCTTCATCTTCACGAAGGTCATCTCCACGGAGCTGGCGGGTGGGGATGCGCTGAAAATCGTGGCGTTCACGCTGTGCATCGTCTTCCTCATGTTCGTGGGCAGCAGGCTCGCGGGAGGCATTTTCAGGATGCCGGAGAAACAGCGTCAGTCCCTATCGCTGGCAACGATGTTCTACAACTCCGGCAACTACGGCCTGCCGCTGGTGACGCTGGCCTTCGGCCACCAGGCGGCGGCGGTGCAGATCTACGTGCTGGCGACCATGAACGTCTCCACTTACACGGTGGGACTGTTCCTCGCGCAGTCCCATGGCGAAGCGGAGGTTTCCCACCGCAAGGCGCTGATGAAGGTGCTGCGCCAGCCGACCCTCTATGCGCTGCTGCTGGGTGTGCTGTGCAAGTCGCTGGAGGTGCCGGTGAAAAGCATCACCTGGCTGTGGGAACCGCTCGACCTCATCCAGGCCGGGCTGATCGGCTTCGCGCTGGTGACGCTGGGTGTGCAGATGTCCCAGACACGCCCCGCCCCTTTCCGCGCTCCGCTGTGGTCCGCCATCGCGCTGCGGCTGGCCATCGCCCCCGCGCTCGCCGCCCCGCTCGCGCTGCTCTTCGGTTTCCCAAAGGAAGTGGCCGCCTCCCTCATCCTCTCCGCCGCCGCGCCCACCGCGGTCAACACCGCCCTGCTGGCCCACGAATTCGGCGGGGACCTCTCCTTTTCAACGTCCGCCGTCTATTACAGCACGCTGGCGAGCATGTTCACGACCACCCTGTTGGTCTACATCCTGAAGCTCTGGCTCTGA
- a CDS encoding DUF5069 domain-containing protein translates to MSFPIRSARDQVSGVYVFGRILDKIRLHAEGKLPPAYHLGVIPGNRTFDDRVCKFLGVEYAALRDRVLEGGTDEEVMEWCFENGTRPTDEQIEIWNGFMFKRGWRDSSGFEKDKADAGFGDRPEIMTYFDLFDAEEGRA, encoded by the coding sequence ATGAGTTTTCCAATCCGCAGCGCACGGGACCAGGTTTCGGGGGTCTATGTTTTCGGTCGCATCCTCGACAAGATCCGCCTCCACGCGGAGGGCAAATTGCCTCCCGCCTACCACCTCGGCGTCATCCCCGGCAACCGCACCTTCGACGACCGGGTGTGCAAGTTCCTGGGCGTGGAATACGCCGCCCTGCGTGACCGCGTGCTGGAAGGCGGCACCGACGAGGAAGTCATGGAATGGTGCTTTGAAAACGGCACGCGCCCGACCGACGAGCAGATCGAGATCTGGAACGGCTTCATGTTCAAGCGCGGCTGGCGCGACAGCTCCGGCTTTGAAAAGGACAAGGCGGACGCCGGTTTCGGCGACCGCCCGGAGATCATGACGTATTTCGACCTGTTCGACGCGGAGGAAGGCCGGGCTTAA
- a CDS encoding class I SAM-dependent methyltransferase, producing MNPHPVLENRYTRPEERPVYVKQLFDEGAEHYDSICEWGFFGTGNLYRKDAQRRHGLRPGMKLLDVASGTGLMAVAAAELMGYEKDITCVEPSDGMIREAKAKLHATFVQSGGEDMPLPDDQFDFLTVGYAMRHFADLKKTFTEFNRVLKPGGKVLILEATRPEGKFGSFLFRLYFGKIYPGFSRLLTRSKKAEEMMVYFWETMDTCVRPADIMKAFEEAGFVEVKRRAIFNVFSEYTAVKAGERL from the coding sequence ATGAATCCCCATCCTGTCCTGGAAAACCGGTACACCCGTCCCGAGGAGCGCCCGGTCTATGTGAAGCAGCTTTTCGACGAAGGAGCGGAGCACTACGACTCCATCTGCGAGTGGGGATTCTTCGGCACCGGCAACCTCTACCGCAAGGACGCCCAGCGCCGCCATGGCCTGCGCCCCGGCATGAAGCTGCTGGATGTCGCCTCCGGCACCGGCCTGATGGCGGTTGCCGCCGCGGAGCTGATGGGCTATGAAAAGGACATCACCTGCGTGGAGCCGAGTGACGGGATGATCCGCGAGGCGAAGGCCAAACTGCACGCCACCTTCGTCCAGAGCGGCGGGGAAGACATGCCTCTGCCGGACGACCAGTTCGATTTCCTGACCGTGGGCTATGCGATGCGCCACTTCGCTGACCTGAAGAAAACCTTCACCGAGTTCAACCGCGTGCTGAAGCCGGGCGGCAAGGTGCTGATCCTGGAAGCGACGCGGCCCGAGGGCAAATTCGGCTCCTTCCTGTTCCGCCTGTATTTCGGAAAGATCTATCCGGGCTTCTCCCGCCTGCTCACCCGCAGCAAGAAGGCGGAGGAGATGATGGTCTATTTCTGGGAGACCATGGACACCTGCGTGCGCCCCGCGGACATCATGAAGGCGTTCGAGGAAGCGGGCTTCGTCGAGGTGAAACGCCGCGCCATTTTCAATGTCTTCAGCGAATACACCGCAGTGAAGGCCGGGGAGCGTCTTTGA
- a CDS encoding HAD family hydrolase: MPARELIIGFDADDTLWHNQPIFERAYDRFRELLARYHDPLPAGEVLVATEMRNIPLYGYGVKGFTLSAIESAITLSNGAISSSELRQLLDAARDMLEHPVDLLDGVAETLDALAADHRMIVITKGDLRDQERKLERSGLAGYFRHIEVVSEKESSSYGKILDRHGIPPENFLMVGNSLKSDILPVLALGGAGAHLPYHITWIGEHAEEPVEFLDRFFKLGQMSDLPEIIRQLTS, translated from the coding sequence ATGCCCGCCCGGGAACTCATCATCGGCTTCGACGCGGACGACACGCTCTGGCACAACCAGCCGATCTTCGAGCGCGCCTACGACCGCTTCCGCGAGCTGCTGGCCCGCTACCATGACCCGCTCCCGGCGGGCGAGGTGCTGGTCGCCACGGAGATGCGGAACATCCCCCTCTACGGCTATGGCGTGAAAGGCTTCACCCTGTCCGCCATTGAGAGCGCCATCACCCTGTCCAACGGGGCCATCAGCTCCAGCGAGCTGCGCCAGTTGCTGGACGCCGCCCGCGACATGCTGGAGCACCCCGTGGATCTGCTGGACGGAGTGGCGGAGACGCTGGACGCGCTGGCCGCGGACCACCGCATGATCGTCATCACCAAAGGGGATCTCCGCGACCAGGAGCGGAAGCTGGAGCGGTCCGGGCTGGCGGGATATTTCCGCCACATCGAGGTCGTCTCGGAAAAGGAAAGCTCGTCCTACGGGAAGATCCTCGACCGCCACGGCATCCCGCCGGAGAATTTCCTGATGGTGGGGAACTCCCTGAAATCGGACATCCTGCCCGTGCTGGCGCTCGGCGGGGCGGGCGCGCACCTGCCCTACCACATCACCTGGATCGGCGAGCATGCGGAGGAACCGGTGGAGTTCCTTGACCGGTTCTTCAAACTCGGCCAAATGAGCGACCTGCCGGAAATCATCCGCCAACTGACATCGTGA
- a CDS encoding DEAD/DEAH box helicase: protein MKTFQDLGISAGFIKGLEELDIRQPTEVQAKVIPQLLQGGGDLIVQAQTGTGKTAAFGLPLLAAMKPGVPHIQGVVVTPTRELAKQIGKQLFRFTKYSDRVFTEVLCGGDPIERQISALQRPTHIIVVTPGRLIDLLKKKALDLGHVKHLVLDEADEMLSMGFKKELQQIFTHTRSRKSTWLFSATIPDSIQALAKVCMAESAPMLKIDKAHVVNRDIIHKYVVCTNDEKLPAVLDFLRRQRGERGVIFCRTKEDTIHLSKKLVAEGFGVDTIHGDLMQSERDKVMRSFKKERTQLLVATDVAARGIDVEGLSFVIHHQLPGQTEYYTHRSGRTARAGRKGLSIAFIHPKERGKLKKLEDELEIRFSEAR, encoded by the coding sequence GTGAAAACATTCCAAGACCTCGGCATCAGCGCCGGATTCATCAAGGGCCTCGAAGAACTGGACATCCGCCAGCCGACGGAGGTGCAGGCCAAGGTCATCCCGCAACTGTTGCAGGGCGGCGGGGACCTCATCGTCCAGGCACAGACGGGCACCGGAAAGACGGCGGCCTTCGGCCTGCCCCTGCTGGCGGCGATGAAGCCGGGCGTCCCGCACATCCAGGGCGTGGTGGTCACCCCGACACGGGAGCTGGCCAAGCAGATCGGCAAGCAGCTTTTCCGCTTCACAAAATACTCCGACCGTGTCTTCACGGAGGTCCTCTGCGGCGGTGATCCCATCGAGCGGCAGATTTCCGCGCTCCAGCGGCCTACCCACATCATCGTGGTGACGCCGGGCCGGCTGATCGACCTGCTGAAGAAGAAGGCGCTCGATCTGGGCCACGTGAAGCACCTGGTGCTGGATGAGGCGGACGAGATGCTGAGCATGGGCTTCAAGAAGGAGCTGCAGCAGATCTTCACCCACACCCGCAGCCGGAAAAGCACCTGGCTGTTCTCCGCCACCATCCCGGACTCCATCCAGGCGCTGGCGAAGGTCTGCATGGCGGAAAGCGCGCCGATGCTGAAGATCGACAAGGCCCACGTGGTGAACCGCGACATCATCCACAAATACGTGGTCTGCACGAACGACGAGAAGCTGCCCGCCGTGCTCGACTTCCTCCGCCGCCAGCGCGGGGAACGCGGGGTCATCTTCTGCCGCACGAAGGAAGACACCATCCACCTTTCCAAGAAGCTCGTGGCGGAAGGCTTCGGCGTGGACACCATCCATGGCGACCTCATGCAGTCGGAGCGCGACAAGGTGATGCGCTCCTTCAAGAAGGAACGCACCCAGCTCTTGGTGGCCACGGACGTTGCGGCACGAGGCATCGACGTCGAGGGCCTGTCCTTCGTCATCCACCACCAGCTCCCCGGCCAGACGGAATACTACACCCACCGCAGCGGCCGGACCGCCCGGGCGGGCAGGAAAGGCCTTTCCATCGCCTTCATCCACCCGAAGGAGCGCGGAAAGCTGAAGAAGCTGGAGGACGAACTGGAGATCCGCTTCAGCGAGGCGCGGTGA
- a CDS encoding DUF167 domain-containing protein translates to MRLTVRAVPNAKTSAILGWEEDPLAGRVLKVRIAAPAVDGKANAALTAFLAENLGLSRASVTLEKGGTSRFKRFTIPDGTRLPE, encoded by the coding sequence ATGAGATTGACCGTCAGGGCCGTGCCGAACGCGAAGACCAGCGCCATCCTCGGCTGGGAGGAGGATCCGCTTGCGGGGCGCGTGCTGAAGGTTCGCATCGCCGCCCCGGCGGTGGATGGAAAGGCGAATGCCGCGCTCACCGCATTCCTCGCGGAAAACCTGGGGCTTTCCCGTGCCTCGGTCACCTTGGAAAAAGGAGGAACCTCACGGTTCAAGCGGTTCACCATCCCGGATGGGACGCGGCTGCCGGAGTGA
- a CDS encoding NADP-dependent isocitrate dehydrogenase, with protein sequence MSASPTIIYTKTDEAPALATYSFLPIVQAFTKHSGIAVETRDISLAGRIIANFPEYLTEDQKIGDALSELGALTLTPEANIIKLPNISASVPQLKAAVAELQAKGYKLPDFPESPSTDTEKEVKARYAKVMGSAVNPVLREGNSDRRAPKAVKDYAKAHPHSMGAWSGDSKTSVGSMNGKGDFFSNEKSVTVADATDVKIQFVGADGSTKVLKDSTPLKAGEIIDGTFMSKAALVDFLGTQIAKAKEDGVLFSLHMKATMMKVSDPIIFGHAVEVFFKELIAKHADTLKELGVDFRNGFGDLVAKIAKLPADKQAEIEADIQAAYADGPALSMVNSDKGITNLHVPSDVIVDASMPAMIRAGGKVWDAQGKTGDTLAVIPDSSYAGVYQAVIDFCKKNGALDPKTMGSVPNVGLMAQAAEEYGSHNKTFEIPAKGTVKVTDSNGNVLLSHEVEEGDIWRACQTKDAPIQDWVKLAVNRARATGDPAVFWLDKNRAHDAQLITKVEQYLKDHDTSGLEIKILAPADACTYSLERIVQGKDTISVTGNVLRDYNTDLFPILEVGTSAKMLSIVPLMNGGGLFETGAGGSAPKHVEQFVQENYLRWDSLGEFFALAPSFEHIADTFGLARAKVLADTLDAATGKFLENDRSPGRKLGTIDNRGSHFYLALYWAQALAGQDKDAELKEIFTPVAEKLAANEETIVSELLAVQGKPVDIGGYFQPDEAKASAALRPSGTFNAILAAI encoded by the coding sequence ATGTCCGCGTCTCCCACCATCATCTACACCAAGACCGACGAAGCGCCCGCCCTCGCCACCTACTCCTTCCTGCCGATCGTCCAGGCATTCACCAAGCACTCCGGCATCGCCGTCGAGACGCGCGACATCTCCCTGGCGGGCCGGATCATCGCGAACTTCCCGGAATACCTCACGGAGGACCAGAAGATCGGCGACGCGCTGTCCGAGCTGGGCGCACTGACCCTGACTCCCGAGGCGAACATCATCAAGCTGCCGAACATTTCCGCCTCCGTGCCGCAGCTCAAGGCCGCCGTCGCCGAGCTGCAGGCGAAGGGCTACAAGCTGCCCGACTTCCCCGAAAGCCCGTCCACCGACACGGAAAAGGAAGTGAAGGCCCGCTACGCGAAGGTCATGGGTTCCGCCGTGAACCCGGTCCTCCGCGAAGGCAACTCCGACCGCCGCGCGCCAAAGGCGGTGAAGGACTACGCGAAGGCCCACCCGCACTCGATGGGTGCGTGGAGCGGTGATTCCAAGACCTCCGTCGGCAGCATGAACGGCAAGGGCGACTTCTTCTCCAACGAGAAGTCCGTCACCGTGGCGGACGCGACCGACGTGAAGATCCAGTTCGTTGGCGCGGACGGCAGCACCAAGGTGCTGAAGGACTCCACCCCGCTGAAGGCCGGTGAGATCATCGACGGCACCTTCATGAGCAAGGCCGCCCTCGTCGATTTCCTGGGCACCCAGATCGCCAAGGCGAAAGAAGACGGCGTGCTGTTCTCCCTGCACATGAAGGCGACGATGATGAAGGTTTCCGACCCGATCATCTTCGGCCACGCGGTGGAGGTGTTCTTCAAGGAGCTCATCGCCAAGCACGCGGACACCCTCAAGGAACTGGGCGTGGATTTCCGCAACGGCTTCGGCGACCTCGTTGCCAAGATCGCCAAGCTCCCCGCTGACAAGCAGGCGGAGATCGAGGCGGACATCCAGGCCGCCTATGCGGACGGCCCGGCCCTCTCCATGGTCAACAGCGACAAGGGCATCACCAACCTCCACGTGCCGTCCGACGTCATCGTGGACGCCTCCATGCCCGCGATGATCCGCGCGGGTGGCAAGGTGTGGGACGCACAGGGCAAGACCGGCGACACCCTCGCCGTCATCCCGGACAGCTCCTACGCCGGCGTCTATCAGGCGGTGATCGACTTCTGCAAAAAGAACGGCGCGCTCGACCCGAAGACCATGGGCTCCGTGCCGAACGTCGGTCTGATGGCCCAGGCCGCCGAGGAATACGGCTCCCACAACAAGACCTTTGAAATCCCTGCCAAGGGCACGGTCAAGGTCACCGACAGCAACGGCAACGTGCTGCTCTCCCATGAAGTGGAGGAAGGTGACATCTGGCGCGCCTGCCAGACGAAGGACGCGCCGATCCAGGACTGGGTGAAGCTGGCCGTGAACCGTGCCCGCGCCACCGGCGACCCAGCCGTCTTCTGGCTGGACAAGAACCGCGCCCACGACGCGCAGCTCATCACCAAGGTCGAACAGTATCTCAAGGACCACGACACCTCCGGCCTGGAGATCAAGATCCTCGCCCCGGCGGATGCCTGCACCTACTCGCTCGAGCGCATCGTGCAGGGCAAGGACACCATCTCCGTGACCGGCAACGTGCTGCGTGACTACAACACCGACCTCTTCCCCATCCTGGAAGTCGGCACCTCCGCGAAGATGCTCTCCATCGTTCCCCTCATGAACGGTGGCGGCCTCTTCGAGACCGGAGCCGGTGGATCCGCGCCGAAGCACGTCGAGCAGTTCGTGCAGGAAAACTATCTGCGCTGGGATTCCCTCGGTGAGTTCTTCGCCCTCGCGCCATCGTTCGAGCACATCGCCGATACCTTCGGCCTGGCACGGGCAAAGGTGCTGGCGGACACGCTGGACGCCGCCACCGGCAAGTTCCTCGAAAACGACCGCTCCCCGGGCCGCAAGCTGGGCACCATCGACAACCGCGGTTCCCACTTCTACCTCGCCCTCTACTGGGCACAGGCGCTCGCCGGACAGGACAAGGATGCGGAACTGAAGGAGATCTTCACCCCCGTCGCGGAAAAGCTCGCCGCCAACGAGGAAACCATCGTTTCCGAACTGCTGGCCGTGCAGGGCAAGCCGGTCGACATCGGCGGCTACTTCCAGCCGGACGAAGCCAAGGCCTCCGCCGCCCTCCGCCCGAGCGGGACGTTCAACGCCATTCTGGCAGCGATCTGA
- a CDS encoding prolyl oligopeptidase family serine peptidase: MKPSLLSFLLLTTIGCSAKEPQPEIIPPAQYEAQGAAVEKMRERLLRENPDRFEARTLDHGGRTVRYRWFAPEKADKPLPLVIVLHGSSGKGSDNRSQLLAGTGALGAGVWATPERQKDHPCFVMVPQCPPGEMWTLTASWTSPVHPLSPQPAPALADLMALLDDRLKTEEIDPERVYLVGASMGGYGTFDWLVRQPERFAAGIPICGGMPEGQAAKLKDVPLWIFHGENDNIVPVEESRRAFSQISAAGGPVRYSEFKDGGHQISVHAWIDPKVAAWLFSQHR; the protein is encoded by the coding sequence ATGAAACCCAGCCTCCTCTCCTTTCTCCTCCTCACCACCATCGGCTGCTCGGCCAAGGAACCGCAGCCGGAGATCATCCCACCGGCTCAATACGAGGCGCAGGGCGCGGCGGTGGAGAAGATGCGGGAGCGCCTGCTGCGGGAGAACCCGGACCGCTTCGAGGCCCGCACGCTCGACCATGGAGGGAGGACCGTCCGCTACCGTTGGTTCGCCCCGGAAAAGGCGGACAAGCCGCTGCCGCTGGTCATCGTCCTGCATGGCAGTTCCGGGAAGGGCAGCGACAACCGGAGCCAGTTGCTGGCTGGCACGGGTGCGCTGGGTGCCGGGGTATGGGCTACGCCTGAACGGCAGAAAGACCATCCCTGTTTTGTCATGGTGCCGCAGTGCCCTCCGGGTGAGATGTGGACGCTCACCGCCTCATGGACCTCTCCCGTCCATCCACTTTCCCCACAACCGGCACCCGCCCTCGCGGACCTGATGGCCCTGCTCGATGATCGGCTGAAGACGGAGGAGATCGATCCGGAGCGCGTCTATCTGGTCGGTGCCTCGATGGGTGGCTACGGCACCTTCGACTGGCTGGTCCGGCAGCCGGAACGCTTCGCGGCGGGAATCCCCATCTGTGGAGGCATGCCGGAAGGCCAGGCTGCAAAGCTGAAGGACGTCCCGCTGTGGATCTTCCACGGGGAGAACGACAACATCGTCCCGGTGGAGGAATCCCGACGCGCCTTCTCACAGATCTCGGCGGCGGGCGGCCCGGTCCGTTACTCCGAGTTCAAGGATGGCGGCCACCAGATTTCCGTCCACGCGTGGATCGACCCGAAGGTGGCCGCGTGGCTTTTCTCCCAGCACCGGTAG